The Falco rusticolus isolate bFalRus1 chromosome 4, bFalRus1.pri, whole genome shotgun sequence genome includes the window CTCCTATCTGCTACTTCAGCCTTTTGCTATTGGGGTGCagtaaaatctgattttaaacaTGAAGCTGACACTGTAGTCTCATTCTCTTCAgccaaaatatgaaaaatataaagctACCCATATACACATTTTATGACAGCAATAGATAAATCTATCACAATAACGATTatgacaaataaaaagcaaaaaaaaaaaaaaattccaggagaaaaaaaatcaaggaggTTTACAGCAGTTTAATGAAGGCTCTCGTACCAAAACTTGAACTCAAAGTTACAGtcaaagtttctgaaaaaaataacttacaaGGAAAAGCTGATGAGAATTGCCCACCTAGCCATGGAATTAACTGCAGTTTAATGCTGTGCTTAAATACTCACCacacaacagaaacaaatttaaatcACGACCAAGGTACACACAATTCACTTCCATTCTGTTTTCAATTACATGTATTCAgcatgtaatttaatttctggaagTTACTCTGAAGAACACAGaggtttcttggttttttttgtgttgtttttgttgttttttttttttttaccactcACTGGAAATAAATACCATTTAAAGAACACACATGGAGTGCAATAAAATGGACACTTAGGCATTGGTACAGTCTAGTCCTCTTCGGCCCTCTACAAACTACAAGACAAGAAGTTTTAAACCACAGATAGAGTGGAGAGCAGGTTAGAACTGTACAGGTAGTGCAACAGGTTATGTACTACACAAGAGCACATCTGCAAAAGGTCCCAGGAGATTTTTGTTGAAGATGCAGCGTATCCACACCAGGTATATCGTGAAGGGCTTAATGTTTTCTGAGAAGGTATGATTCTGATGGGACAATATATAAGGCATGTAAGTGTTTTCCCCTTGCTCTTGTATCCACACTTCATATTTCACTTCTCTGACCTTGAGATACTTCAGGTTCCAGGGAATCTGCCAGGACACGACAAGTTTAGCTTCGCTTGTGCCCTGGACAGAGGCTTGACACTTGGCATCCCTCACTTTGCCAGGGTAGAGGCTACCAGGCCACTTCTGCTTCTTGGGTCCAGGCTTAGATTTCACAGTCTGCCTGATCACATGGATGAGTGAAGGGATGTTCACCTTTGTGTCCTGGTAGGCACGGAACAGCCACTCAGGGTTGCGGCAGCAGAGGTGCCGTGGCACCTCTGTGCTCTTAATAATGCGCTCTTGCTCAGCTTTGTCCAGATGAGCAATCCCACCCTGATCCCAGGGTCTGTCTGGGTAGGTAACGGTGTCTTCCCTGTCAGTGTTCTGCCAGGCAATGTACTGCAGGTCCATGCCAGGAAGGGTTGCCAGGGTTTTGTAAGGGGTATAGTGTTCAGGGTTGATAGCATAAGGGAAGAGCTCCACCACTGTGGCACCTCTTGGCAAGAAGAGAGACATGACTAATTGGGCCCCATGCATGCTGACCAGCATGGACGCATTGCTGATCAACCGGACGATGTCAGAAAATGAATGCTCCTCTAGAGAGACAGTAATGGTTTTCATCTGAAACTCCTGAGCAAGAGCCAGGATTAGTTCTGCCTCATTTAGGATAAGTCTGTTGATTGTTCGACTGAACACTACGATGTACTCCTCACTGGAGCTTTCCTCCAAGCTGATGTTCAGCTTGTACATCATGAATTTGGTGAACTGCCTGATCTCGTTACCAGAAACCAGGATGTTAGCCTTCGGCCCTTGTGGCTGAACAAATCCGTACTGGTACCAGGTGGTGATTTTAGACAGTCCCACGTATGATTTGGTAAAGCAGAGGAGCCTGCCCAGGGTTTTAAGCTGCTCCCTGAGGAGCGGCTGCTTGTTACTCAGTAACTTGTAGAGGTCAAAGTGAACACCTTCACTCCACCCTTCCATGAAGAAGAGCCGTGCCTCCAGATCTAAATCAGAGAACTGCTGCATGGTGTAATAAATGGGGAGGAGGTCGTCATGAAAGACATGCATCAGGTTGTCTGGGTTGAACCTGTTAGCAATCAGCGCCACGTCAGGCACAAAGACTGGCTTTGGCATAAATTTCAGCGCAGCAGCTGGAAGCTCCACAAAGTTGAAGTACTGAGTGTTGTGATCTTCCACGGAGGAGAGGTCGAGCAGGGCCGGCTGGAATCTCCGGGACCCCAGGTTGGGCAGCATGACTGAGGAGTTGCTGTGAAAGTAGATGAACTCTTCAGCCTCAGTAGAGTAGCAGAGGGACTCAAAGCGGCAGATGCGGTCGGTGTGCATCCTGCCAGTGCACACCATCCTGGTACCGTCCTCCACCAGTGCCTGGAGAGCTGCATGGTAGTCGATCTGAGCCTGAGAGAGTTCCTGAGACTGACGTGTGAGGACCAACTCCTCCTCGACCATGAAGACATGCTCTCGCAGTTTGATGTAtttccacagcacagcagcaaggacagACACGAGCAGGGCATTAAACACAGCTGCTATGTTCATTCTGTAGTTAGACCCTAGCAATATGACAGGTGGGGAATGCAGTGGAGAGGGAACACATCATTAACGCTCCTTGACATGGTGAGGGCAAAGACCTGcggaaaataaaacaaggacCCATTTAAACATCAGGTTTACAGCTCCAACATAAATCACACTTTACGGACTATTCAAGAGAATTTAGGctttcttcagtaatttttcccctccttctagggaatgagggaaaagaagagcaCCAAAGCACTACccaaaattgttaaaaaaaaaaaaaagctgctctaCAGTAAAGCTTCCCCTCTCATTTTCATTCTACccttttggagaagaaaaagtaaaagagtTTGAGGATGAGCTCTGTGAAGACTTGTCAGAAAAAATGGTGTGTTCCCTGGGACTTTGGCTCACCGTGCTTTTTGCAGACCACTCCAACAGTGAGAGGAAAGAATGCCCTGCAATCACTGGGCCACTTGTGCAGGGCTTGGCAGACCTAGCTCCTTCTCTCAATGTGCAATAGGCCTTTTGCATGGCTGTGAGTACCCAACTCTGCCTCCCATCTTCACTGTGCGGATAATAATAGTACAAGGGGTATTGCCAAATATAGATTTTGCTATTCCAATATACGCCGTTCTAGTATGAAATGTGAGACAATGAACATAACATTCAATTCCATTTTACTGTGGGGGTGGGAGAAGGACTTGCAGGTTTATGGATTGCCCTGTGGGAGACTCCCAAGTCACTCAGTTGTTTCTTTGGCTGCAATCTGGGATCTAACACTAGCAGCTGCCATCGTACTCCAAAAGAAATATTGGCATGGGAGAGAGAAGAGCTTTGCTCTTTATACGAGGAATTGATGTGTCATTAAAGTAATCAAACCTTCATTTTGTGAGAGTCTTGACTTGCACCAGCACAGCCAACTCATACAAATGGGAAGGTAATATACTTGAAATGCTTCTAGAGTTGGTGTTTTCCCACCCCAACCTATGaatcttttctgtgctgctccaaGGCCTCCCTGTTTCTGTCATGGGAGAGATCCTACCACTGTTTTCTTGCTATGTAGAAATACTACTGGTTTATATCAGAGTATTGATTATATTTTCAACTGTGAACTTAGATTGAGATATTGATTCACCTACAGTATTTATGGGCACCAATTTTCATTATGCATCAAGCTTCACTCCTAGTCAGGCTGTAAATAATTGTAGCCATGACTCATGGGGAACTTTAGGAAGGGGAATTTCTGATTGGTATATACCTGATTAGACTGTTCCTAGCTGCAGTTTTTAAAGGCAGCAATTTAAACTTTCCTTGATGCATGtttgcagggaggggaaaaacagCAATGTCCCAAGCACATGCTCTGACATCCCAAGCAGCAGTCCTTAGTATTTTAACTCAGAGACACTTGTTCTTACAtggcagaggggaggaagacAGCATGGCATATTTAGGACCAATGTGAACACCTCTTCTACCACCAAGGGAGTTCTTTTGAAAAGAGATATTGCAGCCTAAAAGCTTGATCCTGCCATCTTGGAATTGAACAGAGTATCATTCACAGAATTCAATGAAGTTAAAGGGATCCCTACAGCTTGTGAAATCCCAACAGCCTGTGGGAACCCTGTCTTAGGAAGAACTGAATGTACACGGGAGACTGAATACCAAAGAAGTGCTAGCTGTAAGCCACACAGATTCAAGAGGTGGTCTCTGGGGATCTGAGCAACAAATTCATTTCAATTTTAGAGCAGGTCTAGTACTCAGATGAAACACAAATGAAGTCCACCTCCTTTGGCAAGTGGTCTGAAAAACTGCCTCACTTAGCAACTCCTTAAAAGCaagcagtaaattaaaaaggTGTTTTGATTTCAaccatggaaaaagaaatgggaagagacACAGAGTGGTCATCTAATTACCAGGGCAGGATCAGCCCTCCCTAGACCACTCCCAAAAGATGTTTATCTATCTCATTCTTAATAGTCATTCATCTCTTCAGCCAGTCCCTAGCAATAAAAGCATGAAGGACAGTGATAAACTCTTTCCTAACACTCAGCCTTTGTTTCCACCACAGCAATTTAAACCTGGTCTTGTCCCAGCTGCCACAGATCCCCTGCACAGATGAATGATGCCTGTCACATCACCTCTCAATCCCTCCTTCCCTATAACAGGGGATGACTGCCGCTCCTCATGGCTTTGCAGGTCTCAACCATGGCTGTTCCATGGACAGCCTTTAATAGAAACCTACTGGGGCCAGCAGTCCATCAGTTGGTTAGGCTCTGCTAATGCAACCAAACcagctttcaggaaaataattttttgatgGGGACAGATCTTAAGTTATTTTGTTGGTACCAGACTTTCAAAGCTTCATTTTACTTCTTCACTATCTTTGTAAGATAACTAACGATATCATCCAACTCTCCACAGAACCTCTCCACTACAGACTTCTCACCTTGTGAGCACAGCTTTTAATGACTTTGGCAACAGCACCAAGGAAAGGACTGAGCCTAAACAGTCAGGTCCTCTGCCACAAGCTCACATTTCAAATGAAGGCCAGTCTGTGGGCATTGTGCAAGTTAGCTACTGCAGGTCAGAAGAACAAAGCACCTACAAGTTCAATGGAGCCAATACAAGTTGCAAGAACTTGGCAGAGGGTGAAAGCCGAGAAGCCTCTTTATTATTCCAGTACAGCAGGGGAGTGTGTGGGTGTTTCAAAGGCATCAGAAGCCAGCAATCCATAAAAACACCACTGATACCACCTGCATTTCACAGGCATCTCAGTGGTGGAGAGCTTCACCGACTACTACAAACCCCTTGAGCTGAACAGGCCTCCTTAGAAACAGCCTGTTCTGATGTTTCACCCCTGACTgattttttctctcccctccagccccaagGGAAAGGTGTTAAGAGGCACTTCAGAGATGCAGCCTGATGGATGCAGCCAGTGTTCGGATGTTGGCAATTTTCATGTTGAACTCTGCTACAGCAATACCTGCTAAATGGCTACAAATGAACTCagctatttaataaaaattacctGCAAGGCCCTCCTCCATCTCTTCTCTCAGTGCAGCTCTCACTTTCCTGCACTTAGCTGAAGTATGTGCTTTAGCTAACCAGGTGTCAGGAATGAATGTTAAAAGCTAGCAGTGCTAAAGGAATCTGTCTTCACTGCTGTTCCTCATTGCCAGTTTACAAATCCTGGATCATGCTGCTTggctgaaagctgcttttgatgGAAGTGAACAAGTGGACAGGAAGGGGTGTCACAGGCAGAACTGAAAGGGGAATTTCACATGTACTCGGGGAACTATCTTAATTCCTAGCCTATTTTCCCACATTTTATCATCCACCTTTTCTTTAATCTGATGCTTTTGGTGAACACAGACCTTTGAGAACTAAAATCTTTGGTCCTTCAGGGACTGACAGAACATAAATAGTAACAAACCAtcctgctgtttgcttttacaTACCCAGGAgagcctgcagccagggggTAAAGGCAAACAATCACTCCATGTCCCCTGGTTCCTCAGTCCCCCAAAGCTAAGATCCATCATTAAGTGTTGTCAACAGGACTAGTCCTGGGATGGGAAACCttcccaggaggcagcaggtaACTCTGAAATAGGTGAAAGCATTTAGTCTTCCACCTGAAGAGAACTGCTTCACAATAAAAGGAACTTTCATTACTGAATCTCCCTCACAAAATCGGTctagagctgctgctcccctccctccaaTGACAGTGTCATTGGAAAACATCTTAAGAACTGAAAAGCACCTGCAGAAGTGGCAGGCCAGACTCACTGCTACTTTTCCTTAAGAGCAGTCTtctgtgctgtttatttctACATATAGGTCAGCATCTAGGTTGTTCCACCTCCCCAGTTGCCCACAGATTATTTCCTCCCCACATCTACCACACTCATCTACCCTCTCACTTCTCACAGTGACACTGGGATCACCACAGCTTTGTTCCACATGAGCAATATGCCCCAGTTACCAAGGAAATCGCATGGACTGACATTTTTTCACTCTCTGCTTTGAAGTGCTAAAGCACCATCCTTCAGCATCAGAAGACACAACAGCTGATAGACTAGAGCCTAGCCAGAAGAGACATGCATGTAAAAGTAGCACAGAGCTTCTGACTGCCAAGTTAGCAAAGGGCAACGATGCCCCCTGGAAGGGGATGGCATAGGATGGGACAGGAGGTGCCCCTGAGGACTCCCgacaggagcaggctgcagagaagGAGCAGGATATGAGTGAGACAGAGCAGCAGATTTCCCTGGCAGCAATGCTGACAGGGCACTGGGGCAGCTGACTTGCAGCGCTGCACGGTCAAAGATGAGGAGTTCAACAAACACACTGGCATAGGGGTAGCTCAAGACCTTGCAATGGAAATAAGAGCATGTCTTGGGGCTTGCAGCTCAGTCTCAACGGATGCCACTCCAAAAGCTAAGAGCCTGTGGGAGGGACTCTATTTTTGGTCAGCTcatctttgctctttttccaAAAGAGATCACAGGTGTGAAGAGCTTACCCCATTCTCTTCCTCTACCCCCACTCACTTAGCAAAGGGGTCACAGCTGCCTTCTCTCAGCCTAGCTACTGCTTCTCTAACTAGCACTGACTACCAGCGAGCAGGTAAAGCCTTCAGAAGTATGCATCTAATGTGTTCAGCTGGCACTTCTGGCAGAGACCTCAAGCATCTTGCAGGTCTGTAGTACTCTCCTGGAAGTCTGGACACAGTAGCGCCTTCTGCATGTTAGGTGCTGGTCATGAGGATGTTTAAAACATCCTCAGGAAGCAGGAAAGCAACAGGAAGCATAGATGGAGACACTGTTCTTCATCTCTGGTTAACAAGTTATGGAGATCAGAGTGGGTGGGATGGGACAGATGAATTTCTACTAATAGACAGCTGGCACAGAGGACTGTTTGGATCCATTTAAGAGACCAGctctgttgttctttttttaattgtgaagCTAGGGTAGGATGAATCACTACTTTAAATCTATTAATACGATGGACAATGTTTTAGatctttctccattttaaaaattacaatctAGGTAAGCAGTTGGGAGAAAAAGCTACAACACCCATGcaataaaacccaaataaacaaaGACACAAACATACACTACtaagaaacacacacacccccccaaaggaaaaaaaaccgCAAGAGCTTGATTAGGGAGAACAAGGGTCACCTGGGTGACTAGCATGTCTAAAGGGGAACCACCTAGTTCTGCAGATATTAACAAAATGCGAAGTGCTGGTTTGTCTACTCAGGCCTTAACAAGCTTTTGTTACTAACCGCCCAAGCACTTTTCAAGCCAATGCTCAGTTTTCCAGAGCTACAGCAGCCTAAAAAGGctcacaaaatggaaaaaaagcacgAAGGACAGGCATTTCCAGAGAGCATCACCACTCTGTGCACAGAGAGAAATGCCTCTACACAGAGGCCAGCTTGGGTTTGGCCCAGCTGACTGGCCCCATGCAGAGCCTGCCAGTCATGGCAGCAGTGTCCAAGCAGAATCATCTCTGTAGCTCCCAGAAATGCAGCACAACTAGAAGTGGagtggggctgctcctgccacaggacagggaaggagctggggcagagccacaTGAGCAGGAAATGGGCAGGGGACCCTGAcccttatttttattatggcACGACAGTGGGAGGGGTGGGAGCAGATATTCCCTCCTTGAGGACATTTTCCCCATTAGCACTCCACTCTTTAGCCCTGGATCCATCTCTTGCTAGACTGGCTTTCCAGgacaagcaggaaaagaaaagcgTGCATACACAGCATTTCACACTCCCCCTGCAAAAtgtcttctgttctttctcccaTCCTTGATGCAAGAGGCTTAGCTAAGGATGCAGTATATGTAACACATGCAGTTTTAAATACCTACTTCATTCATGCTCAAAGCAGAAGTTGCTAGAAGGCAAGTTTCCCAACTGGAAGGAGGGGGAGTTAAGATTCAGCAGCCAAGAAATGGCTTTTATTCTCATCTCTGTCACAGATTCCTGCAGAACTACAAGCAAGTCGATCCCCACAGCCCAAAAGGCTGTTATCATCTTAttcactgtatttatttaatgagaTACATACATCTTTCACAGTACATATCACATTAAAGAAAGGATGGTACACTGAATGATTGATATACtggaacattttctttgtaaaaagcAGCCAAGTGTAGAAGTGCTgactttttaaacaggaaaagagcagaTTCTCAAAGGGAGCAAACCCTGCAGTTAAGGACACAAATATCACTCACAAAGCCTGATACAAAGAGGGGatatgaaaaaataagagtATTTTAACTCTGTAGTCTCaagtagaattttaaaaagagctttattcagaaaaaataaactaaaatataactatattttaaaaaaacctcaattGTCTCACAAAAACCTCAGGTATCTATAGACAGTTGTGCTCAAAATTACGTTTATCTTCAGTTTTTATGGTTAGCGTAAGtgaggaacagaaagcaaaactgtagATCTTTCTATGTAAGACTGCAACCAAGGAGACTGAGGGCCTGTGCAATGGTCTCTATTGCAAATTTACCTTCAATATGAACAGGAGAACATTAGTGGCTACTGGACACCTACCAGTTATACTTACAgatagaaaatttaaattttcttccctttaatttCAGAGTCTGTGAGAGCTGGGACAGGAAGAGGTCCAACTTGACTGTCACATTGACTAGCAGCCATTGATTTAGTATTTGTTGATACTGCTGTGTTGATCTATGAaagaacaggtgaaaaaaaataatccaacacTAAGCAGTCAATTCATATAACCAAGCCACAAAATTAAGCTAAAagtatgaaattaaaaagaatacttCCTGGGCTTTTAAAGTGCACATTTGCAAGATCTCTTCTCCATCCAGAATGACATGGTGCATGAAATCCTTTCCCCCAACAAAAACTAACCCTGATCTCCAGAAAATTCCCCTAAATAAGATGTTTTCTGATAAACCAGCTTGAAGTGGGAGatgtaagaaaaacaagctaaaacagaaaaagaaaagaagaaaaaaaaagtatttctctcAGCCCTCACGTCTTCACTTTCTGACAGTCCCAAGCCTAAAGATGAAAACCCAAGGTACTCAAAATAACCATGGCTACaccggcggggggtgggggtaagCTTAACAGAAAGGGCTCATTCCAGCTGATCTTTGTTCACCTCAGTATCCCAACCAAATGTTACGCCAGGTTATACTGGCATTAACAGCACTGTCATATGAGTAACAAAAACTCTCCTTTTGCCTGGTCTCTTGCTTTTAGCCCATAAGCAAGATACCTttgtcagaaacaaaaatgtgtctGAGAGCAGCAGGTTTGTTTTACTTCAGTGGTCTACCTAGAGCAAAGATGGAGCAAGGGTAGCTGAAGGGAAAATTTACTAATGCCacaaaagtgaatttaaaagaacatgATGCAAAATCCCAAAGTACTGAATAAGATGAACTTAAGTCACTCCAACTATGCCTTTTGGCTTTAGCTGCCATTTGTTAATCCTCTGTATTTTATctatcctttcttttctctattcTCCAAGGGAAAAAGTACCTGTGTTATTACCTGTGTTATTTGGATACAGGGACTGGTGCTTAGCAGCATTTACAGCCTGAGCTCTCCCCACTTCCCACCAGTACGGTGCCTGACACCACTCCTGTGTGCTGCAAATTCTAAGCAGGAGTTGAAACTGTtaggagcacagcacagccaatAAGAACAGTGAAAAAACCTCCTTGGTTACCACAAGCTCTGCATTTGCCTGTTTTTTgagaagggtaaaaaaaaaagtaaccccAAAGCAGCACCTGTCcagtaagaaataaatttctgaaaacCTACAGAATTTAGTCCAGATCAAAGATGTTTTCTCCGTGagacttttgtttaaaaacGATAAAGCAAGCCACCAGTCAAACAATGAGGGACTACAAAAACCTGGGATTACAAGTGAACTACTGACCTCCTTCCCACACATGCACAGCCATAGAGGAGAGATTCAGTGTGAAGTTGGGGGGGGAGCAAGGAGAGAGCATCAAAAAACATGTTAAACCCCTCTCCCCCCGAAGTCCACTGCAGCCAGGAGTGCCAACAAAACTGAATTCCGAGCCATATGTGATCGGCACAGCAAACAGAGCACAGTTACAATAACATCCAGCAAAGAAACAGTTAATCAGAGCGTTTACAATCTTTTTAATCTTGGAAGTACTATCACTGGTAGATTAGTGTTTCAGCACATGCACTCATACCTGGTGTTGCTAAATGACAGGAAATGCTATCCAGTGCCTCtttcacaggagaaagaaaaaagacgACACCTCAAAGCTATGCTTTGCAGGGGAACGAACACTCCAGtcctcttctttccccaccaccataaaagaaaaaaaatcgCATCTAACAGCTCTCAGCACAGTAACCCGTGCACCATCTGCAGACTGAACTACCTTTCTCCCCCAGGTCTGAGCATGCTCTGTCTGTTGGCAGTGTCCTATCGCTCCAGCTGGCTCACCTCAATTTGTTAGCCTCCCAGAGGTCAGCCTTGCATGCAGGATGATTTGCTGCAGTATTCCTGCAAATCCCCAACGGGTGGCCACACTGAAACAAACACCATCGTTCTGTTTCACAAAGCTGAGCATGTCTTCGGAGGCAGACGGCAAActggtttggggagggggggggcgcATGCATTTTAGAAATCCT containing:
- the POMGNT2 gene encoding protein O-linked-mannose beta-1,4-N-acetylglucosaminyltransferase 2, producing MNIAAVFNALLVSVLAAVLWKYIKLREHVFMVEEELVLTRQSQELSQAQIDYHAALQALVEDGTRMVCTGRMHTDRICRFESLCYSTEAEEFIYFHSNSSVMLPNLGSRRFQPALLDLSSVEDHNTQYFNFVELPAAALKFMPKPVFVPDVALIANRFNPDNLMHVFHDDLLPIYYTMQQFSDLDLEARLFFMEGWSEGVHFDLYKLLSNKQPLLREQLKTLGRLLCFTKSYVGLSKITTWYQYGFVQPQGPKANILVSGNEIRQFTKFMMYKLNISLEESSSEEYIVVFSRTINRLILNEAELILALAQEFQMKTITVSLEEHSFSDIVRLISNASMLVSMHGAQLVMSLFLPRGATVVELFPYAINPEHYTPYKTLATLPGMDLQYIAWQNTDREDTVTYPDRPWDQGGIAHLDKAEQERIIKSTEVPRHLCCRNPEWLFRAYQDTKVNIPSLIHVIRQTVKSKPGPKKQKWPGSLYPGKVRDAKCQASVQGTSEAKLVVSWQIPWNLKYLKVREVKYEVWIQEQGENTYMPYILSHQNHTFSENIKPFTIYLVWIRCIFNKNLLGPFADVLLCST